The following coding sequences lie in one Indicator indicator isolate 239-I01 chromosome 2, UM_Iind_1.1, whole genome shotgun sequence genomic window:
- the RRP15 gene encoding RRP15-like protein — translation MAAAVEGPRGGEAAVGEEADSDSELSSGIPEDSYSSGGEALDGDDEDETAAPGNVAEEATSSKAGPSAGWADAMAKVLNKKIPQNKSTILAKNKKLEKERQKEKQERLEKRMKLDKKREWEMMCRVKPDVVKDRETERNLQRIATRGVVQLFNAVRTHQKNVDEKVKKAGSSVRQRAKLMSSVSKKDFIDVLRNMEGAKGSKNPAGKATKSKQGEEGPEWNILRDDFMMGASMKDWDKESDGEDDHEQGGGLKQEDDSD, via the exons ATTCTGAATTAAGCTCAGGAATTCCAGAAGACAGCTACTCTTCAGGAGGTGAAGCCCTGGATGGTGATGATGAAGATGAAACGGCAGCCCCTGGCAACGTGGCTGAAGAGGCAACAAGCTCCAAAGCTGGCCCAAGTGCAGGCTGGGCAGATGCCATGGCAAAAGTGCTCAACAAAAAGATTCCACAAAATAAGTCTACCATCTTGGCCAAGAAtaaaaagctggagaaggagagacaaaaggaaaaacaagaaaggctggagaagagaatgaag CTCGACAAGAAGCGGGAGTGGGAAATGATGTGCCGAGTGAAGCCAGATGTTGTCAAAGACCGAGAGACTGAAAGAAATCTTCAGAGAATTGCCACAAG AGGTGTTGTGCAGTTATTTAATGCTGTcagaacacaccaaaaaaatgtTGATGAGAAGGTGAAGAAAGCTGGGAGCTCTGTCAGGCAGCGTGCTAAACTGATGTCATCTGTTTCAAAGAAAGATTTCATCGATGTTTTAAGAAACATGGAGGGTGCGAAAGGAAGCAAGAATCCTGCTGGAAAGGCCACAAAAAGTAAACAG GGTGAAGAGGGGCCAGAATGGAATATACTGCGTGATGACTTCATGATGGGAGCATCTATGAAAGACTGGGACAAGGAAAGCGATGGAGAGGATGATCATGAACAGGGAGGTGGTCTGAAACAGGAAGATGACAGTGACTGA